The DNA segment TAGTAACCATCCCCGTCTCGGCGCGCTCCGTCACCGGTAAAATAATAACCGGGATAGGTGGAAAAATAGGTATCAATCATACGCTGGCGATCACCGTAAATACCGCGAATCATCGAAGGCCAGCTGCGTTTGATCACCAGTGAGCCCTCGCCCTGTCCCTCGATCTCTTTGCCATCACCATCCAGCAGGGCGGGCTGGACACCGAAAAAGGGCCTGGCAGCGGAACCGGGCTTGAGCGCCATGGCGCCTGGCAGCGGAGAAATCATATGGGCACCGGTTTCCGTTTGCCACCAGGTATCCACAATTGGACAGCGCGCGTCACCGACCACCGTGTAATACCACTCCCAGGCCTCCGGATTGATGGGCTCACCCACGGTACCCAGCAGCCGGAGAGAACTGCGGTCTGTCTTCGTGACAAAGTCGTCACCAGCGCCCATCAGGGCACGAATGGCCGTAGGCGCCGTATAAAATGCATTGACCTTGTGCTTATCCACAACCTGCCAGAACCGCGAAGCATCCGGGTAAGTGGGCACGCCCTCAAACATCAGGGTGGAGGCACCAGCACAGAGCGGTCCGTAGACGATGTAGCTATGGCCGGTAATCCAACCGACATCGGCCGTACACCAGAAAACCTCCCCCTCTTTGTAATCGAACACATATTTGAAGGTCATGGTAGCCATCAGCAGATATCCGGCTGTCGTGTGCATCACGCCCTTGGGTTTGCCGGTGGAACCTGAGGTATAGAGGATAAACAGCGGGTCTTCGGCATGCACAATTTCCGGCGCGCACTCGCTGTCCATTCCGGCAACGGACTCCGCATACCAGATATCGCGCTTGCTGTCCCAGTCCACCGGGACACCGGTGCGTTTCACAACGATCACCCTGCGCACCTCGGGGCAATCGGTCAGGGCGCGATCCACATTGGCCTTGAGGGGAATGTGTTTCCCCCCCCGGACCCCTTCATCCGCCGTTATCACCAGACGGCAATCGGCATCCAGAATACGGTCTTTCAGAGAAGCCGGCGAGAAACCGCCAAACACCACAGAGTGCACCGCACCGATACGGGCACAGGCGAGCATCGCATAGGCGGCCTCCGGGATCATCGGCATATAGATACAGACGCGGTCACCCTTCTTAACCCCCTGCGCCTTCAGCAGGTTGGCCAGCCGGCACACCTTTTCGTACAGGGTGCGATAGCTGATCGCCTGGTTATCCGCCGGATCGTCCCCCTCCCACAGGATTGCTGTCTGGTCCGCGCGGTTGGCCAGGTGTCGGTCAATGCAATTGACAGTGACGTTCAGGGCTCCATCCGCAAACCAGGCGGTATCGCCGCGTGACAAATCCTCATGGAATACCCGGGTAAAGGGCTGGTCCCAATGCAGGAAATCCTTGGCCTGCTGGGCCCAGAAAGCCTCCGGATTCTCCACCGACTGACGGTACATCCTCTCATAGTCATCGGCACCAATCAGCGCATTTTCAATAAATGCTGCGGGTATGGGACGGGTGTGGACTTCTGACATTATCTTCTCCTTTATTATGGGCGCGGCGCTTGTTGTGTCGGTGAGCCTGAATTTTACAGAACCTTTTTCATCTCTCTTGATAGTATTACAGCCCTAAAGTCATCACCTTTACATGACCCGAAACCTATGGGCACAGTATCCATTATATGGCGAGTGTAAGTCCTGGCAGGCTGTCCGGCAAGCGATGCCAGGTCTTTAGCACGCCTGGAGTAATTATGCTTGAAGTATTCCAATCACCGCGATTTAGAATCAATAAATGTTGAATAAACCCGACTGTAGCTTATTGGGAAATTCTGGTTTTTGTGCAGTAAATGCCAGGACGGAAAAAACCGGGCATAGTCAGCAGCTCACCCACCGCCGACGCCTTTTATTGTTCCCCAACCAGTGCAACAGAAACATGCATAGAGTCCCAACGTATCGCTTGTGCCCGTTACGACTGGAGGCTTTATATACACTGTTCTACCCCGATACTGTCCGCCATCACAAAACGCTCTTTCCACACACCTGGAGATCCCAGTAAAAACCTTTTCGGTATCCCGCTAGCCAGGACAAGTGCACTCTCCCAGCTTTTCCAAACTTAAACCGGCAGTCCGCAATCTCTGCAATTACTTTGCGAGACCAACGGCCAAAAACCCGATCGACCTTGTGGTGAATACTCTGTTGTAGATAGTGTTGAAGCATTAACTGCATGTTGATATCAACTTTTCACCTATACCCAGTCTGTAACCTGCGTCTTTCTAGCAGGAACACACCCCTCCGGCCAAACGCATGGTATCGGTTGTACTTTTCAGCGGCCAGACGTTATGATCGTCACAAGGTGGCAGTCAATCTATTCCTGGGGAATCTGCAGCTCCTTCCTTCTCGCTCAGGCTGAGTACAGGAAGAACCCTTTCATAAAATAATACCTACAAGCCCCTAATTTATCATTAGGCACGGCATGATCTCATTGAGGAAAACCGATGATTTATACCACAACCCAGACTGTTCCCAATCGTGAAATCACAGAAATTCTGGAAGTCGTTAGCGGTAATGTCGTTCAATCGAAACATGTTGGTCGAGATATTATGGCTGGGCTTAAGGGAATTGTGGGCGGGGAATTAAAAGGGTATACAGAAATGCTGACCGAGGCCAGGAGTGTTGCAATAAAACGCTTGTTATCAAAAGCGCAGGAATTGAGAGCCGATGCTGTGGTAGGCATTCGATTTACCACAAGTTCAATCACGGAAGGATCATCAGAAATATTGGCTTTTGGTACAGCGGTTAAGCTTTCCAGATAATTGAATACACTGGAGCCAGAACCCCTCCCCGCATTGCCGTCTGTGAGCAGAGCATATCAATCCTTTTCCCGGGCTGAAGCCGGATACTGCCCGCTCGATTGTAGATTAGGGTTGTGCAGTATCTGAGGCAGCCCCTTCCCAGGATATGGGCACCACCACCATCCGCCGCTGGGTCAAATAGTTTGAGGGCGAACGCAGCGGTGAGATACCAGCCAGTTAGGGGTTTTTCCTGAGCGGCAAAAGCTCCAAAAGCTTGGGGCCGGATTCAACCAATTGGAAGGGGAGAAAGAGAGAAGATATAGACTGCTGTTCCCTCAGTCTCCGGCAGGATATCCCGGGTATGGAGAAGCCGATTAAGGGAGCAGGAGGTCGTGGAAGCAGCTGAGAAGCGTTTGATGTGCTTCGATTATGCGACTACGAATACAGGAGCACAAAGATCTCACTTGACGCGCCCAGTATGCATTCGCTTCGGGGTTCACGTGATCTTTAAGCGCAATCGTAAAACTCAGACCTCAGCGAGCTGCACCGGGATTGTGTTGGTGCTACGCGCCACCTGATTTTTTTCATCCAGGTAAACCAGACTGGGCTTGAAATTATCGGCTTCTGCTTCAGACACCTGTGCATAAGAGGCGATAATGACTCGATCACCCACCTGCACGCGGCGCGCCGCGGCGCCGTTCATGGAAATAACGCCGGAACCGCGCTCGGCCAGGATCACGTAGGTGTGGAAGCGTTCGCCATTACTCACATTGTAGATATCAATCTTTTCGAACTCACGCAGACCGGCCAGCTCCACCAGATCCTGATCAATTGCACAGGAGCCGTCGTACCAGAGTTCAGCCTGGGTGACTGTGGCCATATGCAGTTTGCCTTTCAACATTTCGAATTGCATGCTCAGGTGCCCCCTCAGAGTTCCAGAGATAGATTGTCAATCAAACGCGCTGCGCTGGTGTACATCGCACCCAGGATCGTAATCTGTTTGTCGTCATCTGCAGCCGGCTGCAAGTCCCTGCTGTGGCAGATGGAAAAGTAGTCGGCACGGAAACCACTGTTTTCCACACGCCTGCGCGCCTCGGCCTCCAGGGCGGCAAAATCCCTGCGTCCCGCCAGTATCTCATTCCTGACCCAGTTCAGCGACTGATTCAACACCGCCACCTTGGGCCGCTCTTTCGCGGTGATGTACACATTGCGGGAACTCATCGCCAGGCCATCCGCCTCGCGGTGCACCGGAGCCGCGAGGATGTCCACGGGCAGGCACAGGTCCTCCACCATGCGGCGAACAACGGCCAGCTGCTGGAAGTCCTTGATGCCAAACACCGCCTTGTCCGGCTGCACAATATTGAACAGTTTGGCCACCACAGTGGTAACCCCTTCAAAGTGACCGGGTCGGCTGGCACCACACAGTACACCGGTCATGGCCGGACAGACCACGCGGGTCTGCTGGTCCATACCATTGGGGTAGATTTCGCCCTCATCCGGGTGGAACAGGAAATCGCACGCGGCATCGCGCAGCCTGGCCATATCCCGCTCCATGGTGCGCGGATACTTGTCCCAGTCCTCGTTCAGACCAAATTGCAGTCGGTTGACAAAAATAGAAACCACTACCCGATCGCAGTGCTGTCGGGCCATTCGCACCAGTTCGATATGGGCATCGTGCAGATTGCCCATTGTGGGTACGAAACCAATGGTTTTGCCGTCCCTGCGGGCCTTGGCCAGTGCCTCGCGCAGGCTTGCTACGTGGTGGAAGACTTGCATCGCTCTCCTGCTCACTGGGGATCTGCGTGGCATCATACTCGCCGCAGTCAGGTGTCTCAACAGGGCAAAACTGGCGCTATTCCCGGGTTTTCCCAGGGTACAGTTCCAAGCCTCGCACAGGGAAAGTGTCACTGGCTGGATTACCAGTCATCCCTTTGTTCCACTCCCTGAGTGACAATCAAAGCAGTTCAGGAAGTGTTCAGATGCGTCAAGGCAAACTACCCGCCATGATACACAAAAGACCGCAAACAACATAAAAGAGCCATCCGGGCTCGGGAGTGCCGCCATGAGACATCTTGCGACCGCCATCGTCACCGCGGGCCTGCTGCTGATAGCAAACCCCGCACTGTCCGAAGTTTCCCGGGGACTCCAGCGCGCACTGGACCTCGATCACCACGGGCAGGGAAAGGCCCATCGCGAGCAGCGCCATGTGAAGCGCAGCCACGACAAATACCATGACAAAAAGCACCAAAACCGCAAGCAGGAAAAGAAACGCCGCAAGCAGGAGCGCAAGAAGGAAAAGCGCAAGCAAAGACGCAAGGAAAAGCGCCAACACCGCCGTGAAGTGCGCCACGCCTACAAATCGGGTTACAACAAAGGCTACCGGCAGGGACATCGAAAAGGGCACAGGCACGCCTTTCGCGCCGCCTACAGACCCTACTACCGTCACGGCTACCGCGGACATCGCCCCCACTGGCGCCCGGTGCACTATGGTTACGGATATCGCTGGCGCCACCTGCCACACAGCTTCGTTGGCCTCAGCCTAGGTGCCGCAAGCTTCTTCTATAGCGATGGTATCTTTTACCGCCCGGCATCCCGCGGATATGTGGTCACCCATGCGCCCCAGGGAGCCATAGTGCACAGCCTGCCAGCCTCTGCCCTCACTGTGGTTGTCGGCGGCCGCCACTATTACGTCGCTTACGACACCTACTACCTGTGGGATGACGTGCGACGCGGCTACCGGGTGGTCCCCAATCCCGGCCTGTTTTAACCCCGATTCCATCCCCCCACCTCTGCGGCCTCCGGGCCGCCTTTTTACTTTTCGGCTTCCCTCATACCCGCCAAATTTGCACAATACCCCGGCGGTGTCACAGCGCTAAAACAGCACCCGGGCACCCCGGGTGTAGCGCTGCTTCTGCGCCGGACAAAAATACCGTCTTTTTATCTATAGTTATTGCTTTCCAGCGCTGCTGGGCCCAAGATTCGCGCCCGCCGAGGCTCAACAGACAAGTGCCATGAAACAGCAACAAATTCAGGATTGGACCTGCGAGGATTCAGCCGATCTCTACGGTATCCGCAACTGGGGCGCCGGTTATTTTGATCTGAATGCAAAAGGAGAGATTTCGGTTCAGGTGGAGGGCCCCAGTGGCAAAGCCCACAGCGTCTCCCTGATGGATATCGCCCGCGGTGCCACCGAGCGCGGACTCGGCATGCCGCTGTTGCTGCGTATCGAAAACCTGCTCGATGCCCAGATCGCCCGCATCAATACCTCCTTTGCCCGCGCCATCGTCCGCTGCGGCTATGGCAATGTTTACCGCGGCGTCTTCCCCATCAAGGTCAACCAGCAGTGCCAGGTGATCGAGGAAATCGCCAGTGCCGGCCATCCCTTCAACCATGGCCTGGAGGCCGGCAGCAAAGCGGAGCTGATTGCAGCACTGTCGATCCTGGACAACACCGAGTCCCTGATTGTTTGCAACGGCTACAAGGATGAGGAATTTATCAATCTGGGTCTGCAGGCGCAGCGCCTGGGGGTACAGGTTTTCTTTGTGGTGGAAACCCCCTCGGAGGTGCAGACCATTATCCGCTGTGCCGAGCGGGAGCAGGTGCGCCCCAATATCGGCGCGCGGGTCAAACTCGCCTCCAAAGTGGGCGGCTACTGGAATGCCACCAGTGGTGATCGCAGTATTTTCGGCCTCGGCAGCAACGACCTGATCGCTATGGTCGACCAGCTGCGCAAGCACGGGATGCTCGACTGCCTCAAGCTGCTGCACTACCACCTGGGCTCGCAGGTACCGAATATCCGCGATATCCGCACCGGTGTACTGGAGGCCTGCCGCTATTACGCCGATCTGGTGGAAGAGGGGGCACCCATGGGCTATCTGGACCTGGGCGGCGGCCTGGCCGTAGACTACGACGGCACCAAAACCAACCACATCCACTCCAAAAATTACTCCCTCGATGAATATTGCGTGGATGTGGTGGAGGCCATTATGGGCACCCTCGACAGTGAGGGTGTGGCCCACCCGGTGATTATCACCGAGTCCGGCCGCGCCACGGTGGCCTACTCCTCGGTGCTGTTGTTCGATATTCTCGACACCACCCGCTTCGAGCCGGTGGAACTGGAGCACACCAGAATCAACGAGGGGGATCACCCGATGCTGATGAACCTGCAGGACGCGGTGCGCAATATCACCCCCAGAAATCTGCAGGAAAGCTATAACGACACACTCTATTATCGCGATGAGGTGCGCTCTCTCTACCTGCACGGCCAGGTGAGCCTGCGCGAGCGCGCCAATGCGGAAAACCTGTTCCTTCAGGGCGCCTGGGAAATTCGCCAGCTGCTGGACGAAGCCGAGGAGATCCCGGCGGACCTGCAGGCACTGCCCGAGGTATTGTCGGATATCTACTACGCGAATATGAGCGTATTCCAGTCGCTGCCGGATATCTGGGCCATCAACCAGATATTTCCGCTGCTGCCGATCCACCGCCTGGACGAGGCACCGACGCGCTCGGCCATCCTCGCCGATATCACCTGCGACTGTGACGGCAAGATCGACCGCTTTATCGGCCGGGAGAAAGCGCAGAAAACCCTGCCCCTGCACGAACTCAAAGAAGACGAGGACTATATTCTCGGCACCTTCTTAATCGGCGCCTACCAGGAAACCCTTGGCGACCTGCACAACCTGTTCGGTGATACCCATGTGGTGAGTGTGCGCTTCCAGGAAGACGGCAGCATTGATTTCAGCCGCGAAATTCACGGCGACAGTATTGCCGATGTGCTCAGCTACGTGGAGTACCAGCCCAAGGCGCTGTTCGAGCGCTTTCGCCGCCTGGCGGAACGCGCGGTGAAAAAGGGCTTGATTACCGCCGCCCAGCGCAAGCAGATTCTGCATACCTACACCGCCAGCATGAGCGGTTACACCTACTTTGAGAAATAAGGCCCAGCGCCAGAGAAGACAGCGGCGAGAAAAGCTGCAGATTAAGGAGATCCTTATGGCCAACATACTGATCATCGGCGCCGGCGGCGTCGGCCAGGTGGTTGCACACAAGTGCGCCCAGGTTGCGGAAGTGTTTGAGCACATCACGTTAGCCAGCCGCACCAGGAGCAAGTGCGACAAGATTGCAGCGATGCTGCCGCGCAAAATTGATACTGCCGAAGTGGATGCGGACAATGTGCCGGAACTGGTCAAACTGATCGAGAGTGTGCAGCCGGACATGATCATCAACGTGGCCCTGCCCTACCAGGACCTGCACATCATGGATGCCTGCCTGGAGACCGGCGTGCACTACCTGGACACCGCCAACTACGAACCGCCGGAAGAGGCCAAGTTCGAGTACAAATGGCAGTGGGCCTACCAGGACCGATTCGAGAAAGCCGGTTTGATGGCACTGCTGGGCAGCGGTTTCGATCCCGGCGTTACCAGCGTATTTACCGCCTACGCCAAAAAACACCACTTCGACCGTATCCATACCCTGGATATTCTCGACTGCAACGCCGGCGATCACGGCCTGCCGTTTGCCACCAACTTCAATCCGGAAATCAATATCCGCGAAATCACCGCCAACGGCCGCTACTGGGAAAACAGCCAGTGGGTCACCACCGAGCCAATGGCAGAGAAGCGCGTGTTCCATTTCCCCGAGGGCATCGGCGACAAGGATATTTACCTGCTGTATCACGAGGAGTTGGAGTCCCTCTGCAAGCACTTCCCGGAAATCGAGCGCGCGCGCTTCTGGATGACTTTTGGCGAGAGCTACCTGAAGCACCTGGAAGTCCTGCAGAATGTGGGTATGACCGGTATTGAACCGGTGGAATTCCAGGGGCACAGCATCGTACCCATCCAGTTCCTCAAGGCGATGCTGCCGGACCCCGCCAGCCTGGGCCCGCTGACCAAAGGCAAAACCTGCATCGGCAATATTATCCGCGGCACCAAGGACGGCGAGGAAAAGATCTACTACCTCTACAACACCTGCGATCACCAGGATTGCTACAAAGAAGTGCAATCCCAGGCCATTTCCTACACCACCGGTGTTCCCGCCATGATCGGCGCCAAGATGATGCTGGAAGGCAAGTGGATGAAGCCGGGCGTATGGAATTTGGAGCAGCTGGACCCGGACCCCTTTATGCACGACCTGAACAAGTACGGCCTGCCCTGGCAGGAAACCTGGCTGGACAGGCCCTTCCAGTAAACCCGCACCCCCCATAAATCCCCAGGGCGGGCCAGGGGCCTGCCCGCCACACCAGGATACAGTGCCCCCATGGACCTCACCCCTCGCGTAGACTACTTCGGCAGTTTTGATCCCGGTCGTGTACCCTCCCCCTGTTTTGTGATCGACGAGATTGCCCTGCGTGATAATTTGTCGGTACTCGCCGATGTACAGGCCCGCAGCGGCGCCAAGGTGCTCGCCGCCCTCAAGGCCTTCGCCATGTTCAGCACCGGCCATATCGTGGCCGAATACCTGTCCGGCACCTGCGCCAGCGGGCTGTATGAGGCCAAGCTGGGATTTGAGGCGTACGGCGGTCACGACCAGGGCAGGGAAGTGCATGTGTTCAGTGCCGGTTACAAGGAGGGGGAACTGCGCGAGATTCTCACATTCGCCCACCATGTGATTTTCAACTCCTTCTCCCAGTGGCAGCGCTACCGGGCACTGTGCCTGGAAATGCAACAGCAGCGCCCGGAATTGCGCTTCGGCCTGCGCATCAATCCCGAGCATTCCGAAGGGCACACCGAGCGTTACGATCCCTGCGCACCCCGTTCGCGCCTGGGCATTGTGCGCGCGCTGTTTGACGGCGAATCGCTCGAAGGTATCAGCGGCCTGCACTTCCACACCCTGTGCGAACAGGACTTCAAACCCCTGGAACGCACCATTGCCGCCGTGAAAGAGAAATTCGGTCACCTGATTCCGCAGATGGAGTGGATCAACTTCGGCGGCGGCCACCATATCACCCGCAGCGACTACCAGGTGGACGCACTGGTGGCAGCGGTACGCGCCTTCTCGGCAAAATACGCCGTACAGGTGTACCTGGAACCCGGCGAAGCCATCGCTCTGTTTTCCGGCATCCTGGTATCCGAGGTGGTGGACACCAGCTGGAACGGCCAGAACCAGGCCATCCTCGACGTCTCCGCCACCTGCCATATGCCCGATACCCTGGAGATGCCCTATCGCCCGGAGATCACCGGCGCGGCGCGGCCCGGCGAACTCCCCCACACTTACTGCCTGGGGGGGCAGAGCTGCCTGGCCGGTGACAGTATTGGCGAGTACAGTTTTCAGGACCCCCTGAAAGCTGGCGATCGCCTGGTATTTGAGGAGATGGCCTATTACACCATGGTAAAAACCAATACCTTTAACGGTATTCCCCTGCCGGCCATCGCCCTGTGGAACTCCGCTAGCGACGAGCTGCAAATCATCAAGGAATTCAGTTACCGGGACTTTAAGGAACGGCTCTCCTGAGTGCATTCCACAGTGCAATAAACAGCCCCAGCAGAAGCGCATCCGCCGCCAGAGGAACCACACATGCTGTCTGAAAATGATTACCCCATTTTTCTCGGCTCCGAAATCGAACAGCCAAAGCCGGAAGAGGCCTTTTTCCATATCATACCCATTCCCTACGAGGAAACCGTTTCCTATGGCGGCGGTACCGGCAGGGGCCCCGCCGCCATTCTGGCAGCCTCCTGGCAGCTGGAGACGTTCGACAACTTCTCCTCCCCCTGTGAAATGGGCATCTACACCCGCTCACCGGTATCGGTGTCCGGTAGCGCGGAACAGGTGATGGGCCATATCGCCGCGGCCACCCAGGCGGTGCGGGCACTGGGCAAGATGCCGGTGGGTATCGGCGGCGAGCACTCGGTGACCTGGGGCCTCATCCAGGGCCTGCTGGACGCCGGCGAGACCGACTTTGGCGTGGTGCAGATCGACGCCCACGCGGACCTGCGCGACCGCTACGAAGGCCACAAGCACAGTCATGCCAGTGTGATGCGCCTGGTGGTGGAGGCCGGCGTGCCGCTGTTCCAGTTGGGTATTCGCGCCTACTGCGAAGAGGAAATGCAGGCGCGCAGGGACTACCAGGTAGGCTACCTGGACGCCCACCAGCTGGTACCCAACCAGGTGCAGGAATTTCAGCTCCCGGAGCATTTCCCCGGAAAAGTCTTCTTTACCCTGGATGTGGACGGCCTGGACCCCTCGGTATTCCCCGCCACCGGCACCCCGGTGCCGGGCGGCCTGGGCTGGTACCAGACCCTCAACCTGTTCGAGTCCGTCGCACGGCAAAGGGAAATCATAGGCTTCGATCTACTGGAATTTGCGCCGATCAAAGGCTTCCATGCCTATGATTTCGCCGCTGCGCAGCTGTTGTACCGGCTGATGGGGATCATCCAGCGCAATCGCCCCCAGGCACCCACTCATGGGAAGGTTGACAATTCTTAACCGAATAACCTGTCTTTACTGCCACGATACGGGGTAGCATCCGGGATGTGAGTGACCACTTCGCTGGAGAAACCGTGAAACTGCTGAAGAGTATACTTGGCGCCAGTGCGTGCATTGCGCTGGCCGCATTCGCCTTTAGCCCGTCTGCCGATGCGCGGGGCTATGAGCGCAGGGGAGACCATCACCATCACCGCGGCGGCTACTACCGCGGCCCCCGCGTTTCCATCGGCTTTATCGCACCGGCATTACCCCTGGGGCACGTGCGTGTTGCCGTCGGCGGGCGCCCCTATTATTACCATGGCGGTCACTTCTACCGCCACAGCCCCAGAGGCTATGTGGTGGTTGCCGCGCCCCTGGGCGCCTCTGTGGTGACCCTGCCGGCCAGCGCCGTGCGGGTACAGCTGGGCGGCGTGACTTACTACCAGTATGGCGACGCCTATTACCAGTGGTACCCGGCCACCCGTACCTATGTGGTGGTGGCACCGCCGGCACCGGCTCCCGCACCGGTAGCGGTCGTGCCGGCACCTGCGCCCGCTAGCCCGAACCCCGGCCCCAATGGTTTCCTGCCCGGCCAGGTGGTTGAAACCCTCCCCAACGGCTACGCCGCCGAAGTGATCAACGGCATCCAGTATTACCGTTACGGAGGCAACTACTTTTTACCCACCCAGCGCGACGGCCGCGAAGTCTATGTAGTGGTCAAGCTGTAAGCGCCGCCCCGGCTTCCAACCCCTGGAAGCGGGCAAACTGACCCAGAGCCCGGTGAAAACCTGCTTCGAGTGTGACACCGGGCTTTTTCACCCAATGCAGCGCCTCTGTACGCAGCACCCCCGCTTCCCTGTCCGCTTTCAAGTCCACCAGTCCCACAAACTGATCACCGTACAGGATCGGCAGGCAGAAGTAGCCAAAGCGACGCCTGGCCGCCGGCACATAGCACTCCAGTTGGTATTCAAAGCCGAACAGGCGGCGCAGGCGCTTGCGCTGCAGTACCAGGGGATCGAAAGGCGATAACAGGCGC comes from the Microbulbifer sp. MI-G genome and includes:
- a CDS encoding DUF6515 family protein, coding for MKLLKSILGASACIALAAFAFSPSADARGYERRGDHHHHRGGYYRGPRVSIGFIAPALPLGHVRVAVGGRPYYYHGGHFYRHSPRGYVVVAAPLGASVVTLPASAVRVQLGGVTYYQYGDAYYQWYPATRTYVVVAPPAPAPAPVAVVPAPAPASPNPGPNGFLPGQVVETLPNGYAAEVINGIQYYRYGGNYFLPTQRDGREVYVVVKL